The following are encoded in a window of Rhodomicrobium lacus genomic DNA:
- a CDS encoding glycosyltransferase encodes MNLIDFLHPARIYTGETLRTGAMGGTESSVVHLAEALAQRGHDVRVFNRVAEPRHVFGVEYLPMDAAGAQTRGDIGISVAAPKAFSTASFRVPILWLHNPLKGFRQLRQGSVLSMLKSRPHIVLLGEYHARHVPRWLPSSGRSIIHHGIAGAFHREQSAAVAPQPRAIFTSQPYRGLDWLLGLWPEVRARVSDARFDVFAPKAHQANANAAKAAPDGVLFRGSIARDALVRELENARIQFIPGHRDETYCLAAAEAIASGVPVVTLGAGSLSERVRDGETGFVVKGRDEFVARSAALLSDDALWARMHRACLADSAIATWDARAIEWEALFERLSTRRS; translated from the coding sequence ATGAACTTGATCGATTTCCTGCATCCGGCTCGCATCTACACGGGCGAGACGCTGAGAACGGGTGCCATGGGGGGGACCGAAAGCTCGGTTGTCCATCTGGCGGAAGCTCTGGCGCAGCGCGGGCATGATGTGCGTGTTTTTAACCGCGTTGCGGAGCCGAGGCACGTCTTCGGCGTCGAATATCTGCCGATGGACGCCGCTGGCGCGCAAACCCGGGGGGACATCGGTATTTCCGTTGCGGCGCCCAAGGCTTTCTCGACCGCCTCGTTCCGCGTGCCCATCCTCTGGCTGCACAATCCGCTGAAGGGCTTCCGACAGCTCCGCCAGGGTTCGGTGCTGTCAATGTTGAAGTCGCGCCCCCATATCGTCCTTCTGGGCGAATATCACGCCCGCCACGTCCCGCGCTGGCTCCCATCCAGCGGTCGAAGCATCATTCATCATGGTATCGCGGGCGCTTTTCACCGTGAGCAAAGCGCTGCCGTGGCGCCGCAGCCCCGTGCCATATTCACCTCGCAGCCTTATCGCGGTCTCGACTGGCTTCTCGGTCTGTGGCCGGAAGTGCGCGCCAGGGTGTCCGACGCCAGGTTCGACGTGTTTGCGCCGAAGGCTCACCAGGCCAACGCGAATGCCGCCAAGGCCGCGCCGGATGGTGTCCTGTTTCGCGGAAGCATCGCGCGCGATGCGCTTGTGCGGGAGTTGGAGAACGCGAGAATCCAATTCATTCCCGGGCACAGGGATGAGACCTATTGCCTTGCCGCTGCGGAGGCGATTGCATCGGGGGTGCCCGTGGTGACGCTCGGGGCCGGATCGCTCAGCGAGCGTGTCCGCGACGGCGAGACCGGTTTCGTCGTGAAGGGCAGGGACGAGTTCGTGGCGCGCAGCGCCGCGCTTCTTTCCGACGACGCGCTGTGGGCAAGGATGCACCGCGCATGCCTGGCGGACAGCGCCATCGCGACATGGGATGCGCGCGCAATTGAGTGGGAAGCGCTGTTCGAGAGACTGTCCACACGACGCTCGTGA
- a CDS encoding glycosyltransferase family 25 protein encodes MSLMPIFLLNLDSAPHRLAAMKEQLDALGLAFERFPGVAGKLLSVEELEAVAPPRLWEGRPRRTSGEIGCFLSHRALLETVVARNLPLACILEDDVRLSPDFAAILNAARNLPPQVDVLKLEIAMPRAKIPFIRVSACAGRDLVFLPSDGWPGAAAYIVTQRGAKSLLARMPVMIAAYDRQAFDPPAADLAIFHLFPLPAVQEGESEMGRAPRPPKAPKPRRSPARVLRDAVRKGLRSAKRRAGHLFFQINLLGIKKALFGRRIRKRADLVRV; translated from the coding sequence ATGTCCTTGATGCCGATTTTCCTGCTTAACCTCGACAGCGCGCCCCACCGCCTCGCCGCGATGAAAGAGCAGCTCGATGCGCTCGGCCTTGCGTTTGAGCGCTTTCCCGGCGTGGCCGGCAAGTTGCTGAGCGTGGAAGAGCTTGAGGCTGTCGCACCGCCGCGCCTCTGGGAAGGACGGCCCCGGCGCACTTCGGGCGAGATCGGCTGTTTCCTGAGCCACCGCGCGCTTCTCGAAACCGTCGTCGCGCGAAACCTGCCCCTCGCCTGCATTCTTGAGGACGATGTGCGCCTTTCGCCCGATTTCGCGGCCATCCTCAACGCCGCGCGAAATCTTCCCCCGCAGGTCGACGTGCTGAAACTGGAAATCGCGATGCCCCGCGCGAAAATTCCCTTTATCCGGGTTTCCGCATGCGCGGGCCGCGACCTTGTCTTTCTGCCGTCGGATGGATGGCCGGGAGCCGCCGCTTACATCGTGACGCAGCGCGGAGCGAAATCTCTCCTGGCCCGCATGCCGGTGATGATCGCCGCTTACGACCGTCAGGCTTTCGACCCACCGGCCGCCGACCTCGCGATATTCCATCTGTTTCCGCTCCCCGCTGTCCAGGAAGGAGAAAGCGAGATGGGACGCGCCCCAAGGCCACCGAAGGCGCCAAAGCCGCGCCGCTCGCCCGCGCGCGTGCTGCGCGACGCCGTTCGGAAAGGACTAAGGTCTGCAAAAAGGCGCGCCGGGCACCTCTTTTTCCAGATAAATCTCCTCGGTATCAAAAAGGCCCTGTTCGGGCGCCGCATCCGCAAGCGCGCAGATCTCGTTCGCGTCTGA
- a CDS encoding ABC transporter permease: MLPPRLFALIVKELLAAFRDPKARIAFIIPPLMQVFLYAYAATLEVKHASIAVLNEDWGETSRQLVNRFERSSAFAPILWLKSDREIVPVIDSQRVVAVVRIGQDFSRQVAAREPATVQVILDGRKSNTAQILNGYIGTIVSQFAIDQAMGGTAPPDISTVVERSWYNPNRDYATTMVPSLVATLTMTTVLMIMVMSVARERELGTFEQLLVSPLQPHEILIGKAVPGLIVGFVLATAIMLIVTQFFHIPMLGSPLVLYAGLLVFLLAIIGVGLFISSLVSTQQQAMLGAMVYMMPAMMLSGFTSPVQNMPDWLQPVALMNPLTHFLVIVRGVFLRDMPMALVAERIWPMLFIAVFTLTAAGWLFRRKIS, from the coding sequence ATGCTGCCTCCGAGACTGTTCGCGCTCATCGTCAAGGAACTGCTCGCCGCCTTCCGCGACCCGAAGGCACGCATCGCGTTCATCATACCGCCGCTGATGCAGGTGTTTCTCTATGCCTATGCGGCGACGCTGGAGGTCAAGCATGCCTCCATCGCGGTTCTCAACGAAGACTGGGGCGAAACCTCGCGTCAGCTTGTGAACCGCTTCGAGCGTTCGTCCGCTTTCGCGCCGATCCTGTGGCTCAAGAGCGATCGCGAAATCGTGCCCGTCATCGACAGCCAGCGCGTCGTCGCCGTCGTCCGCATCGGGCAGGATTTTTCGCGGCAGGTGGCTGCGCGCGAGCCGGCGACCGTGCAGGTGATCCTCGACGGACGGAAATCGAACACCGCGCAGATCCTGAACGGCTATATCGGCACCATCGTGAGCCAGTTCGCCATCGATCAGGCGATGGGCGGAACCGCCCCGCCGGATATCAGCACCGTTGTCGAGCGTTCCTGGTACAACCCGAACCGCGACTATGCCACAACCATGGTGCCGAGCCTCGTTGCGACGCTCACAATGACGACCGTGCTCATGATCATGGTGATGTCGGTGGCGCGCGAGCGCGAACTCGGCACTTTCGAGCAGCTTCTCGTGTCGCCGCTTCAGCCGCATGAAATCCTCATCGGCAAGGCGGTGCCGGGGCTCATCGTCGGCTTCGTGCTCGCAACCGCGATCATGCTCATCGTGACGCAGTTCTTCCATATCCCCATGCTGGGTTCGCCGCTGGTGCTTTATGCGGGGCTGCTGGTCTTTCTGCTCGCTATCATCGGCGTGGGCCTTTTCATTTCCTCGCTCGTGTCGACGCAACAGCAGGCGATGCTGGGCGCAATGGTCTACATGATGCCCGCGATGATGCTGTCGGGCTTCACGAGCCCCGTGCAGAACATGCCGGATTGGCTCCAGCCCGTCGCGCTCATGAACCCGCTCACGCATTTTCTGGTGATCGTGCGCGGCGTTTTCCTGCGCGACATGCCGATGGCGCTTGTGGCCGAACGGATCTGGCCAATGCTGTTCATCGCGGTCTTCACCTTGACGGCGGCGGGGTGGCTGTTCCGGCGGAAAATTTCGTAA
- a CDS encoding ABC transporter permease, with translation MTTLEHRPGEAAPLAAPKQADAALRDRSGRFRRMNALIRKETLQIVRDPSSLVIAVVLPILLLFLFGFGVSFDVTKMRIGLVIEEPTPETARFEASLTNTPWFRVKVAHDRREFLDDLTASRLEGVIVLSGDFSERIGRGDSAAVQIITDGTDPNTASLVNGYAQGAWQSWLAQLAVSGGTEGAAPISTDPRFWFNPELESRRFLVPGSIALILMMIGSLLTALVVAREWERGTIEALLATPASVTEFLVGKVVPNFVLGLCAMTVSVLFAIFVFDVPMRGSVLALLGASTAFLLVALSSGLLISSLARSQFLASQIAMITAFLPALFFSGFIFEISSMPGPLQAFSAIIPAKYYVRSLQTIFLAGDVAAVLVPSILILAFMSLVLMLLTARYSKMRLD, from the coding sequence ATGACAACGCTCGAACACAGACCCGGCGAAGCGGCCCCTTTGGCCGCACCGAAGCAAGCGGATGCCGCGCTCCGCGATCGCAGCGGCCGCTTCCGCCGCATGAACGCGCTGATCCGCAAGGAGACGCTGCAAATCGTGCGCGATCCGAGCAGTCTCGTGATCGCCGTGGTTCTGCCGATCCTTCTCCTGTTCCTGTTCGGCTTCGGCGTATCCTTCGACGTGACGAAGATGCGCATCGGCCTTGTCATCGAGGAGCCGACCCCGGAGACGGCGCGGTTCGAGGCTTCGCTCACCAACACGCCATGGTTCCGGGTGAAGGTCGCGCACGACCGGCGCGAATTTCTCGACGATCTCACCGCCTCGCGCCTCGAAGGCGTGATCGTGCTTTCGGGCGACTTTTCGGAGCGGATCGGCCGGGGCGACTCCGCCGCGGTTCAGATCATCACCGATGGCACGGACCCGAACACCGCCTCGCTTGTCAACGGTTACGCGCAGGGCGCCTGGCAAAGCTGGCTGGCACAGCTGGCGGTATCCGGCGGCACGGAAGGCGCGGCGCCCATCTCCACCGACCCGCGTTTCTGGTTCAACCCCGAGCTTGAGAGCCGCCGTTTCCTCGTGCCTGGCTCCATCGCGCTGATCCTCATGATGATCGGGTCGCTTCTGACAGCGCTTGTGGTTGCGCGCGAATGGGAGCGCGGCACCATCGAGGCGCTGCTGGCCACGCCCGCGAGCGTGACGGAATTTCTCGTCGGCAAGGTGGTGCCGAACTTCGTGCTCGGGCTCTGCGCGATGACGGTCTCGGTGCTGTTCGCCATCTTCGTGTTCGACGTGCCGATGCGGGGTTCCGTGCTGGCGCTGCTTGGAGCTTCCACCGCCTTCCTGCTCGTGGCGCTCAGTTCCGGGCTTCTCATATCCTCGCTGGCGCGGTCGCAGTTCCTCGCGAGCCAGATCGCCATGATCACGGCTTTCCTTCCCGCGCTGTTCTTCTCGGGCTTCATCTTCGAGATTTCGAGCATGCCGGGGCCGTTGCAGGCCTTCTCGGCGATCATCCCCGCCAAATACTATGTGCGGAGTCTTCAGACGATCTTCCTGGCGGGCGATGTGGCCGCGGTCCTCGTGCCTTCGATCCTGATCCTTGCATTCATGAGCCTCGTCCTGATGCTGCTCACGGCGCGATACTCGAAAATGAGGCTCGACTGA
- a CDS encoding ATP-binding cassette domain-containing protein, with protein MTEAEGPDIPPMAIARDLVKRFMPDGPPALDTLSFAIKPGQVTGVAGPDGAGKTTLMRLMAGLLTPTSGSLTVCGFDTIRDSIALHQSIGYMPQRFGLYEDLTVLENLTLYADLRGVVGREREDTFKRLLAFTDLARFTDRLAGALSGGMKQKLGLACAMLKAPRILLLDEPGVGVDPISRRELWQMVHELTGEGVAVVWTTAYLDEAENCAEVIVLNEGKLLYQGEPKAMTARIGDRVFLLEGAGAERRVVLERALARPDIIDGVLQGAAVRLVTKEGAPPPEPEEIEAAAPITIAPAKPRFEDAFVVMLGGQPKRTREMKSAGRIGHRDGPAVEALDLTRKFGSFTAADNISFSIRRGEIFGLLGPNGAGKSTTFKMMCGLLRPTSGTARVDGYDLYRAPAAARSRLGYMAQKFSLYGDLTVRQNLDFFGGAYGLTGQGKREAIERAIAAFDLGPHLAANAGQLPLGFKQRLALAAAILHNPPVLFLDEPTSGVDPITRREFWGTINAMVSGGVTVMVTTHFMDEAEYCDRVALIYRGRCIALDTPDALQARVRTAELPNPTLEDAFIALVEEQDSQRQRAEGTNSRLGTAA; from the coding sequence ATCACTGAAGCGGAAGGGCCTGATATCCCGCCGATGGCGATTGCGCGCGACCTCGTCAAACGCTTCATGCCCGACGGACCGCCCGCGCTCGACACGCTTTCATTTGCCATCAAGCCCGGGCAGGTGACGGGGGTCGCCGGGCCGGATGGCGCGGGCAAGACCACACTGATGCGGCTCATGGCGGGGCTTTTGACGCCCACGTCGGGCTCGCTCACCGTTTGCGGGTTCGACACGATCCGCGACTCGATCGCGCTGCACCAGTCCATCGGCTACATGCCGCAGCGCTTCGGCCTCTACGAAGATCTGACAGTCCTCGAAAATCTCACGCTTTACGCAGACCTTCGCGGCGTGGTCGGCAGGGAGCGCGAGGACACGTTCAAGCGCCTTCTCGCCTTCACCGATCTAGCGCGCTTTACCGACCGGCTCGCGGGCGCGCTGTCAGGCGGCATGAAGCAGAAGCTCGGGCTTGCCTGCGCCATGCTGAAGGCGCCGCGCATCCTGCTTCTCGACGAGCCGGGCGTGGGCGTCGACCCGATTTCGCGGCGCGAGCTTTGGCAGATGGTTCACGAACTGACGGGCGAGGGCGTCGCGGTCGTCTGGACGACGGCCTATCTCGACGAGGCGGAGAACTGCGCAGAGGTCATCGTGCTGAACGAGGGCAAGCTGCTCTATCAGGGCGAGCCGAAGGCGATGACGGCGCGCATCGGCGACCGCGTGTTCCTGCTCGAAGGGGCGGGCGCGGAGCGGCGCGTCGTGCTCGAACGCGCGCTGGCGCGGCCCGACATCATCGACGGCGTGTTACAGGGCGCCGCCGTGCGCCTGGTCACGAAGGAAGGCGCGCCGCCGCCCGAGCCCGAGGAGATCGAGGCGGCGGCGCCGATCACCATCGCGCCCGCGAAACCGCGTTTCGAGGATGCGTTCGTCGTCATGCTCGGCGGCCAGCCGAAACGCACGCGCGAAATGAAGTCCGCCGGACGGATCGGCCACCGCGACGGGCCTGCCGTAGAAGCGCTGGACCTGACACGCAAGTTTGGCAGCTTCACCGCCGCGGACAACATTTCCTTTTCCATCCGGCGCGGCGAGATTTTCGGGCTGCTCGGCCCCAACGGCGCGGGCAAGTCCACCACCTTCAAGATGATGTGCGGGCTCTTGCGCCCAACGTCCGGCACCGCCCGCGTCGACGGCTATGACCTCTACCGCGCCCCGGCGGCCGCTCGCTCCCGCCTCGGCTACATGGCGCAGAAATTCTCGCTCTATGGCGATCTGACCGTGCGACAGAACCTCGACTTCTTCGGCGGCGCCTACGGGCTTACGGGACAGGGAAAGCGCGAGGCCATCGAGCGCGCCATCGCCGCGTTCGACCTCGGCCCGCATCTTGCCGCCAATGCGGGACAACTGCCGCTCGGCTTCAAACAGCGCCTCGCGCTCGCGGCGGCGATCCTGCACAACCCGCCTGTTCTCTTCCTCGACGAGCCGACATCCGGCGTGGACCCGATCACGCGCCGCGAGTTCTGGGGCACGATCAACGCCATGGTTTCGGGCGGCGTGACCGTGATGGTAACGACGCATTTCATGGACGAGGCCGAATATTGCGACCGCGTGGCGCTGATCTATCGCGGCCGCTGCATCGCGCTCGACACGCCGGACGCGTTGCAGGCGCGGGTCAGGACGGCCGAGCTTCCCAACCCGACGCTTGAAGACGCGTTCATTGCGCTCGTCGAAGAGCAGGATAGCCAGCGCCAGCGGGCGGAAGGCACGAATTCGCGCCTCGGGACGGCGGCATGA
- the hlyD gene encoding secretion protein HlyD, with protein MKRVLLIVLAVVAAGAGYWWYRESHRDTGELRLHGNVEVRQVNLGFKVAGRIETLAVDEGDRVRTGQTLASLEKIYFRETLAQMRAQADQAAANYAKLKAGYRVEEIAQARAAVAEREATLANATITRKRAESLLKTPAGSQKVFDDTQAAERQAEAQLNSAREALRLQEAGYRKEDIVYAKAQLDERNAVIATIERQLADADLIAPGDGTVLSRVREVGAIVQAGETVFVVSLTNPVWVRTYVTEPDLGRIRPGMPVTVHTDTPGGKVYRGKIGFISTAAEFTPKTVQTDELRTSLVYRLRVVVDGNDEELRQGMPVTVELAAPASEATPLASTAP; from the coding sequence ATGAAACGCGTCCTTCTCATCGTGCTTGCCGTCGTCGCGGCGGGCGCCGGTTACTGGTGGTACAGGGAGAGCCATCGCGACACCGGCGAATTGCGCCTCCACGGCAATGTCGAGGTCCGGCAGGTCAACCTCGGCTTCAAGGTTGCCGGACGCATCGAAACGCTCGCCGTCGATGAGGGCGACAGGGTCCGCACCGGACAGACGCTCGCGTCGCTCGAAAAGATCTACTTCCGCGAAACGCTGGCGCAGATGCGCGCACAGGCCGATCAGGCGGCGGCGAACTACGCGAAGCTCAAGGCGGGCTACCGGGTCGAGGAAATCGCGCAGGCGCGCGCGGCGGTGGCCGAACGCGAGGCGACGCTTGCGAATGCCACCATCACGCGCAAGCGCGCCGAGTCGCTGCTCAAGACGCCCGCAGGGTCGCAGAAAGTGTTCGACGACACGCAGGCGGCGGAGCGGCAGGCCGAGGCGCAGCTCAATTCCGCGCGCGAGGCGCTCCGGCTTCAGGAAGCGGGCTACCGCAAGGAGGACATCGTCTATGCGAAGGCGCAGCTCGACGAGCGCAACGCCGTCATCGCCACCATCGAGCGGCAGCTCGCCGACGCGGACCTGATCGCGCCCGGCGATGGCACCGTGCTTTCGCGCGTTCGCGAGGTCGGCGCGATCGTGCAGGCGGGCGAGACCGTCTTCGTGGTGAGCCTTACCAATCCCGTCTGGGTTCGCACCTATGTAACCGAGCCGGACCTCGGCCGCATCAGGCCGGGCATGCCGGTCACGGTTCACACCGACACGCCGGGTGGAAAGGTCTATCGGGGAAAGATCGGCTTCATATCGACGGCGGCCGAGTTCACGCCGAAAACGGTCCAGACCGACGAGCTTCGCACTTCGCTCGTCTATCGTCTGCGCGTCGTGGTCGACGGCAACGATGAAGAACTGCGCCAGGGCATGCCGGTCACGGTGGAGCTTGCCGCGCCCGCCTCCGAGGCGACGCCTCTTGCGAGCACCGCGCCATGA
- a CDS encoding TetR/AcrR family transcriptional regulator, producing the protein MAQDEPPEDTASPFEGDKSAPERKRPSADARRAAILAAAFEIFSDKGFAAARLDDVARKAGVAKGTLYLYFPDKEALFEQLLLSFAGPLLSRINAIAMLPDVPAPIILERILLLFQSEILGTEREKMLQLLISEGPRFPRIAEFHHREVVSHGLAAIRAVAARGFERGELGSDALAKCPQLFFWPLLGVVIWRSLFGRFDPIDVSTAIDAHRDLLGLVERNKPLVVKEKPE; encoded by the coding sequence ATGGCACAGGACGAACCCCCCGAAGACACGGCCTCCCCGTTCGAAGGGGACAAGTCCGCGCCGGAGCGAAAAAGGCCATCGGCCGACGCGCGCCGCGCGGCCATCCTCGCCGCCGCCTTCGAGATCTTCTCCGATAAAGGTTTCGCCGCAGCCCGCCTCGACGATGTGGCCCGCAAGGCGGGTGTGGCGAAGGGCACGCTCTACCTCTATTTCCCCGACAAGGAAGCGCTGTTCGAGCAGCTTCTGCTGAGCTTCGCCGGTCCCCTGCTTTCGCGGATCAACGCCATCGCGATGCTGCCCGATGTGCCCGCGCCGATCATTCTGGAGCGCATCCTTTTACTGTTTCAGAGCGAAATTCTCGGGACGGAACGCGAGAAGATGCTGCAACTCCTCATCTCGGAAGGCCCGCGCTTTCCGCGCATCGCCGAGTTCCATCATCGCGAGGTGGTTTCGCACGGGCTCGCGGCAATTCGCGCCGTAGCCGCGCGCGGCTTCGAGCGCGGGGAACTTGGTAGCGACGCGCTGGCAAAATGCCCCCAGCTGTTTTTCTGGCCGCTGCTGGGCGTTGTCATCTGGCGGTCGCTGTTCGGACGTTTCGATCCGATCGACGTCTCGACGGCGATCGACGCTCACCGCGATCTGCTCGGTCTGGTGGAGCGAAACAAACCGCTTGTCGTGAAGGAGAAGCCGGAATGA